A stretch of the Planktothricoides raciborskii GIHE-MW2 genome encodes the following:
- the dndD gene encoding DNA sulfur modification protein DndD, which produces MILTELVLENFGPYVGKQIINFHPEAEAGETRPIILFGGMNGGGKTTLMDAIRLALYGSRAQCSTRGNLSYGDFLSQCVNRQSPFTDKSRLELAFKHIDRNRWVELRIVRYWTKNPKDGKDTLGILEWNESQQDYWKDDYLTETWDEYIENLLPLGISNLFLFDGEQVKELAEQEVPPSTVVKAIESLLGLELIERLSIDIDILVKRKQKKLANFQQKISLDEIDIKLKKYQAELAEAQAEEATLKTQLEKAEKKAKEASDRFLSEGGKIASREADLERQKADLEGQIERSRQYLRELAAEKLPLALIQPLLIAARTQGERETKRQQAKNAQALVQATGDRLLEYIKNLKLKADQIKKIDQFLADENQQLLDQIGAEKDAWLAADEKALETLGIVVQSDLGDRIKSAQQTRAEIDQLELQLNAIEKQLAVAPPPEIYEQLKNAVQKTQTALIKARINYENAQHLVVQLEREINKAKKELINYVDNTIERQQDEHTIKTAARVQDTLKLFREKLTIKKLSKLEKEVTDCFRYLLHKLDLVHRVAIDTKDFSLSLYDLQGEPVPKHRISAGEKQLLAIAFLWGLARVSGRELPVAIDTPLGRLDSEHRQNLIERYFPAASHQVILLSTDTELGKEEVKKLRKQKAIAREYLLKYNGETRQTNIEPGYFW; this is translated from the coding sequence ATGATTCTCACTGAACTTGTCTTAGAAAATTTTGGCCCTTATGTGGGCAAACAAATCATTAACTTTCACCCGGAAGCCGAAGCTGGAGAAACCCGCCCGATTATCCTATTTGGCGGCATGAATGGGGGCGGAAAAACTACCCTGATGGATGCAATTCGCCTCGCTTTATATGGGTCACGGGCGCAATGTTCCACGCGGGGAAATTTGAGTTATGGTGATTTTCTCTCTCAATGTGTGAATCGCCAATCTCCGTTTACGGATAAAAGCCGTTTGGAGTTGGCTTTTAAACATATCGATCGCAATCGCTGGGTGGAATTAAGAATTGTCCGCTATTGGACAAAAAACCCCAAAGACGGCAAAGATACGTTAGGGATTTTAGAGTGGAATGAAAGTCAGCAAGATTACTGGAAAGACGATTATCTAACGGAAACTTGGGACGAGTATATTGAAAATCTGCTGCCCCTGGGAATTTCTAACCTATTCTTATTTGATGGGGAACAGGTGAAAGAGTTAGCAGAACAAGAGGTTCCCCCCTCGACGGTGGTCAAAGCGATCGAGTCCCTGCTGGGCTTGGAATTAATCGAAAGGCTATCTATTGATATTGATATTCTCGTCAAGCGGAAACAAAAGAAGCTGGCGAATTTCCAACAAAAAATTAGTTTAGATGAAATTGACATCAAGCTGAAAAAATATCAGGCTGAGTTAGCGGAGGCACAAGCGGAGGAAGCTACCCTAAAAACTCAGTTGGAAAAAGCCGAAAAAAAAGCCAAAGAAGCCAGCGATCGCTTTCTCTCGGAAGGGGGTAAAATTGCCTCAAGAGAAGCAGACCTGGAAAGACAAAAAGCCGATTTAGAGGGGCAAATTGAGCGATCGCGCCAATATTTACGAGAATTAGCCGCCGAAAAATTACCCTTAGCATTAATTCAACCATTGCTAATAGCGGCCCGTACCCAAGGGGAAAGAGAAACCAAGCGACAACAGGCAAAAAATGCTCAAGCTTTAGTCCAAGCAACGGGCGATCGCCTCTTAGAGTATATCAAAAACTTAAAATTAAAAGCCGACCAAATCAAAAAAATTGACCAATTTTTAGCGGACGAAAACCAACAACTATTAGATCAAATTGGTGCCGAAAAAGATGCCTGGTTAGCAGCGGACGAAAAAGCCTTAGAAACTCTGGGCATTGTGGTGCAATCTGACTTAGGCGATCGCATCAAATCCGCCCAACAAACTCGCGCCGAAATTGACCAGCTAGAACTGCAACTCAACGCCATAGAAAAACAACTGGCAGTTGCCCCACCGCCGGAAATCTATGAACAGTTAAAAAACGCGGTACAAAAGACCCAAACCGCCTTAATCAAAGCCAGAATTAACTATGAAAACGCCCAGCATCTCGTTGTCCAACTAGAACGAGAAATTAACAAAGCCAAAAAAGAATTAATCAATTATGTAGACAACACCATTGAACGCCAACAAGATGAACATACAATTAAAACAGCGGCCAGAGTCCAAGACACCCTAAAACTATTTCGGGAAAAATTAACCATCAAAAAACTCAGTAAACTCGAAAAAGAAGTCACCGACTGTTTCCGCTATTTACTCCATAAATTAGATTTAGTTCACCGGGTAGCCATTGACACCAAAGACTTTAGCCTTTCTCTCTACGATCTCCAGGGAGAACCCGTGCCCAAACATCGAATTTCTGCCGGGGAAAAACAACTATTAGCGATCGCCTTTCTCTGGGGACTTGCCCGGGTTTCGGGACGGGAACTTCCGGTAGCCATTGACACCCCATTAGGTCGTCTCGACTCCGAACACCGGCAAAACTTAATTGAACGTTATTTTCCCGCCGCTTCTCATCAAGTAATTCTCCTATCTACCGATACAGAATTAGGCAAAGAGGAAGTGAAAAAACTCCGCAAACAAAAGGCGATCGCCCGGGAATATCTCCTAAAATATAATGGAGAAACCCGCCAAACCAACATTGAACCCGGTTATTTTTGGTAA
- a CDS encoding metallophosphoesterase, which yields MRLNRRQFLVLAGMIGGCTVAKIGDRTSDSSDASIPSPGEKPLNPAPPGVFAPPRGDLRLVVISDFNSAYGSTTYEPEVERAIALIPDWQPDLVIAGGDMVAGQKLSLTRENLQALWQAFDRHIAAKLRQANLPFGFTIGNHDGSGALDANGQLKFHLDREIAAAYWQDPEHDPGLNWIDRTHFPFYYSFRLTPAAANDEEVFCLVWDASTAKIPPAQLTWVEESLASPVAQNAKLRIAIGHLPLYAVAVGRNKTGEILDNGEQLRRLLERYRVHTYISGHHHAYFPGHRGQLQMLHAGAIGSGPRQLLESDRPGEKTLTVVDIELRSATTSYTTYNLNTLKVLDIQELPRIIIGINGIELRQDISWDRLTPQEISRCQQTLSPSLCEIN from the coding sequence ATGAGATTAAATCGCCGTCAGTTTTTAGTTTTGGCGGGAATGATCGGTGGTTGCACCGTTGCCAAGATAGGCGATCGCACCTCTGACTCTTCTGATGCCTCCATCCCTTCCCCTGGCGAAAAGCCGCTGAACCCGGCGCCCCCTGGTGTATTTGCACCTCCGCGCGGGGATTTGCGGCTAGTTGTGATTAGCGATTTCAACAGTGCTTATGGGTCTACTACTTATGAACCGGAAGTGGAGCGGGCGATCGCGCTGATTCCCGACTGGCAACCGGACTTAGTCATTGCCGGTGGGGACATGGTAGCCGGACAAAAGTTATCTTTAACCAGAGAAAATCTTCAGGCTCTATGGCAAGCTTTCGATCGGCACATTGCCGCCAAACTCCGTCAAGCCAATCTTCCTTTTGGCTTCACCATTGGCAACCACGATGGTTCCGGCGCCCTTGATGCCAACGGTCAACTCAAATTTCACCTAGACCGAGAAATTGCGGCAGCCTACTGGCAAGATCCCGAACATGACCCAGGCTTAAACTGGATCGATCGCACTCATTTTCCTTTTTACTATAGTTTTCGGCTAACTCCTGCCGCTGCCAACGACGAGGAAGTATTCTGTTTAGTCTGGGATGCTTCTACCGCCAAAATTCCTCCAGCCCAATTAACTTGGGTCGAGGAAAGTTTAGCCAGTCCTGTGGCCCAGAACGCCAAACTGAGAATCGCGATCGGCCATTTGCCCCTTTATGCGGTGGCGGTCGGTCGGAACAAAACCGGGGAAATCTTGGACAATGGGGAACAATTGCGTCGTCTTTTAGAACGGTATCGCGTCCATACTTATATTAGTGGCCATCACCACGCTTATTTTCCCGGTCATCGGGGGCAGTTGCAAATGCTTCATGCAGGGGCGATCGGTAGCGGGCCGAGGCAACTCCTGGAAAGCGATCGCCCAGGGGAAAAAACCCTCACCGTGGTTGATATAGAATTGCGATCGGCCACCACCAGCTACACCACCTATAACCTCAACACCTTAAAAGTCCTAGATATTCAGGAATTACCCCGAATCATCATTGGCATCAACGGCATAGAACTCAGACAAGACATCTCATGGGATCGTCTTACTCCCCAGGAAATCTCTCGCTGTCAGCAAACCTTGTCCCCGTCCCTCTGTGAGATCAACTGA
- the dndC gene encoding DNA phosphorothioation system sulfurtransferase DndC: MAETQTLLFPGRSVDQLVEDIKFLTAEIQELYCADDIPWIIGVSWGKDSTSVLQLVWNAIAELPKEKRQKTIYVITTDTLVENPIVAAWVKKSMERLRKAAKEKEMPIQAHLLKPEISQTYWTGLIGKGYPAPRHKFRWCTSRLKIDPSNRFIRNIVRSNGEAIVVLGIRKTESINRANIMTKREAKRVRDRLSPHPHLPNSLLYSPIEDWRTDEVWLYLMQWENPWGHSNKDLFAMYRGATADNECPLVVDTSTPSCGSSRFGCWVCTLVDSDKSLNAMIQNDEEKEWLQPLVDFRLELDIWNEHDKRDFRRIWGTVQLFERNIDGKISVKPIRGPYTKEYREYLLRKLLEAQTEIRRTAPEDMRDITLISDDELSEIRRIWLEEKHELDDSLPKIYEEVTGQPFNDPRVGVAKKLLGSDEWEILQEICAEDSMYLELMSKLIGTESHYYVKRRGIFEALDGCFESSSRDEKDAVGTAYYQRDLKVAAGGGGIDEVKQLELNPWSDVKYGQQGVDAVDGDD; encoded by the coding sequence GTGGCAGAGACACAAACATTACTATTCCCAGGACGTAGTGTTGATCAGCTAGTTGAAGATATCAAATTTTTAACCGCTGAAATTCAAGAATTATATTGTGCGGATGATATCCCTTGGATTATTGGTGTATCTTGGGGAAAAGATAGTACCTCTGTTTTACAGTTGGTTTGGAATGCGATCGCCGAATTGCCTAAAGAAAAACGCCAAAAAACCATTTATGTAATTACTACAGATACATTAGTTGAGAATCCGATTGTTGCTGCTTGGGTGAAAAAATCGATGGAGCGTCTGAGAAAAGCAGCAAAAGAAAAAGAAATGCCGATTCAGGCACATCTTTTAAAGCCAGAAATTTCTCAAACATATTGGACTGGTTTAATTGGCAAAGGTTATCCAGCCCCTCGTCACAAATTTAGATGGTGTACTTCGCGATTAAAGATCGATCCATCTAACCGATTTATTCGCAATATTGTCCGTTCTAATGGTGAGGCAATTGTAGTTTTAGGTATTCGCAAAACTGAAAGTATTAATCGCGCTAATATTATGACTAAGCGTGAAGCTAAAAGAGTGCGCGATCGCCTGAGTCCACATCCTCATTTGCCGAATTCTTTACTTTATAGCCCAATTGAAGATTGGCGGACTGATGAAGTTTGGCTATATCTAATGCAATGGGAAAATCCCTGGGGACATAGCAATAAAGATTTATTCGCCATGTATCGAGGAGCCACTGCGGATAATGAATGTCCGTTAGTAGTAGATACTTCAACCCCTAGTTGTGGTAGTTCACGGTTTGGTTGCTGGGTTTGCACCCTGGTAGATAGCGATAAATCTTTAAACGCTATGATCCAAAATGACGAAGAAAAAGAATGGCTACAGCCTCTCGTTGATTTTCGTCTCGAATTAGATATATGGAACGAACACGATAAAAGAGACTTTCGCCGAATTTGGGGTACGGTTCAACTCTTTGAACGGAATATTGATGGCAAAATTTCTGTCAAACCGATTCGTGGGCCATATACTAAAGAATATCGAGAATATTTGCTCAGGAAACTGCTGGAAGCGCAAACAGAAATTCGGCGAACTGCCCCGGAAGACATGAGGGATATTACCCTGATTTCTGATGACGAACTCAGCGAAATTCGCCGGATTTGGCTGGAAGAAAAACACGAGTTAGATGACAGTTTGCCGAAAATCTATGAAGAAGTCACCGGGCAACCTTTTAATGACCCGCGAGTAGGAGTTGCCAAAAAACTATTAGGCAGCGATGAATGGGAAATTCTTCAGGAAATTTGTGCTGAAGATTCGATGTATTTAGAACTGATGTCAAAACTGATTGGCACCGAATCCCACTATTACGTTAAACGACGCGGCATTTTTGAAGCGTTGGATGGTTGCTTTGAAAGTAGTTCCCGTGATGAAAAAGACGCGGTAGGAACTGCTTATTATCAGCGGGATTTAAAGGTTGCCGCTGGTGGTGGGGGTATTGATGAGGTGAAACAGCTTGAGTTAAACCCTTGGTCGGACGTTAAATATGGGCAGCAAGGAGTGGATGCGGTGGATGGTGATGATTGA
- the psbD gene encoding photosystem II D2 protein (photosystem q(a) protein): protein MTIAIGRGQERGLFDVLDDWLKRDRFVFVGWSGILLFPCAFLAVGGWLTGTTFVTSWYTHGLASSYLEGCNFLTVAVSTPPNSLGHSLLFLWGPEAQGSFARWCQLGGLWTFVALHGAFALIGFCLRQLEIARLVGIRPYNAIAFTGPIAVFVSVFLMYPLGQSGWFFAPSFGVAGIFRFILFFQGFHNWTLNPFHMMGVAGILGGALLCAIHGATVENTLFEDGEGANTFRAFEPTQSEETYSMVTANRYWSQIFGIAFSNKRWLHFFMLFVPVTGLWMCSIGVVGLGLNLRAYDFVSQELRAAEDPEFETFYTKNQLLNEGLRAWMAPADQPHESFVFPEEVLPRGNAL, encoded by the coding sequence ATGACTATTGCCATTGGACGCGGCCAAGAGCGAGGATTGTTTGACGTCCTCGACGACTGGCTAAAACGCGATCGCTTTGTATTCGTAGGTTGGTCTGGAATTCTCCTATTCCCCTGCGCCTTCCTGGCGGTTGGGGGCTGGCTGACCGGCACCACCTTTGTGACTTCCTGGTACACTCACGGATTAGCCTCTTCCTACCTGGAAGGCTGCAACTTCCTGACCGTGGCCGTTTCCACCCCCCCGAACAGCTTAGGCCATTCCTTACTGTTCCTCTGGGGTCCAGAAGCCCAAGGCTCCTTTGCTCGCTGGTGCCAATTGGGTGGACTCTGGACATTCGTCGCCCTGCATGGAGCTTTCGCTTTGATTGGCTTCTGCTTGCGTCAGTTGGAGATTGCTCGACTGGTAGGGATTCGCCCCTATAATGCGATCGCCTTCACCGGCCCAATTGCCGTATTCGTCAGCGTCTTCCTGATGTACCCCTTGGGTCAGTCTGGCTGGTTCTTTGCCCCTAGCTTCGGTGTCGCTGGTATCTTCCGTTTCATCCTCTTCTTCCAAGGTTTCCACAACTGGACTCTCAACCCCTTCCACATGATGGGAGTGGCGGGTATCCTCGGTGGCGCTCTGCTTTGCGCCATTCACGGTGCCACGGTGGAAAACACCTTGTTTGAAGATGGCGAAGGAGCCAACACCTTCCGGGCATTTGAACCCACCCAGTCGGAAGAAACCTACTCAATGGTGACTGCCAACCGTTACTGGTCTCAAATCTTCGGGATTGCCTTCTCCAACAAACGCTGGTTGCACTTCTTCATGTTGTTTGTTCCCGTCACCGGGCTGTGGATGTGCTCCATCGGTGTGGTGGGCTTAGGTCTGAACCTGCGGGCTTATGACTTCGTGTCCCAAGAATTGCGGGCGGCTGAAGACCCGGAATTTGAAACCTTCTACACCAAAAACCAACTTTTGAACGAAGGTCTGCGGGCTTGGATGGCTCCGGCTGACCAACCCCATGAAAGCTTTGTGTTCCCCGAAGAAGTTCTGCCTCGCGGTAACGCTCTGTAA
- a CDS encoding glycoside hydrolase family 10 protein yields the protein MPKIKPLSSLIRLVIGIFQDLWILQQRVFHRGKKSPFTFPLAIAGCLVLVAMTVTQVYAYPIRIDLPENSGPPSPSYSDWQFQPQNQPPLPTENNPQNQPQNQPQNQPQNQPPFPTQNNDMFTRVSVEHQREFRGTWVASVANIDWPSSPDLTVDQQKAELVQILDRIQALNMNALVLQVRPAGDAFYASELEPWSYWLTGQQGKAPVPFYDPLEFAIAESHKRNIELHAWFNPYRARNATSYTLAPNNMAKLYPEYAYSYGQLIWMDPGAKEVQDQTYNVIMDVVRRYDVDAIHIDDYFYPYPEAGVPFPDNKTYNAYRNSGGTLSLADWRRQNVNLMIERIWRGIKAEKPHVKFGISPFGIYRPGKAPGIVGLDQYESLYADVKLWLEKGWLDYLAPQLYWRIDPPQQSYPVLLKWWVENNPLRRHIYAGNFLSKLDGNSWPISEFERQVQISRQEADKLSLGNILYSAKVLNQNWLGVNERFKTNLYAQPALPPTMPWLDAIPPEPPTGIQVSFGQISWNPATSNDIRSWTLYQQQGNSWKLAIILPANINNVSVSPGNYALCAVDNMANESVGLVIEAR from the coding sequence ATGCCTAAAATTAAACCCTTGTCATCCTTGATCCGTCTTGTGATTGGGATTTTCCAAGACCTTTGGATATTGCAACAACGGGTTTTTCATCGCGGGAAAAAGTCCCCATTCACGTTCCCATTGGCGATCGCCGGTTGTTTGGTCCTGGTTGCCATGACCGTGACTCAAGTCTATGCCTATCCAATTCGGATCGATCTGCCAGAAAATTCTGGACCCCCATCTCCTTCTTATTCTGATTGGCAGTTTCAACCGCAAAATCAACCACCCTTGCCAACAGAGAATAATCCGCAAAATCAGCCACAAAATCAACCACAAAATCAACCACAAAATCAGCCACCGTTCCCCACTCAGAATAATGATATGTTTACGCGAGTGAGCGTGGAACATCAGCGGGAGTTTCGCGGCACTTGGGTAGCATCAGTCGCCAACATTGACTGGCCGTCCAGTCCCGACCTAACCGTAGACCAGCAAAAAGCCGAACTGGTGCAAATTCTTGACCGGATTCAAGCTTTAAATATGAATGCGTTGGTCTTACAAGTTAGACCCGCAGGAGATGCTTTTTATGCCTCGGAACTCGAACCTTGGAGTTATTGGTTAACCGGACAACAAGGCAAAGCCCCCGTCCCCTTTTATGACCCCTTAGAATTTGCGATCGCCGAAAGTCATAAACGGAATATAGAACTCCATGCTTGGTTCAATCCTTACCGGGCAAGAAACGCCACCAGCTATACCTTAGCGCCCAATAATATGGCCAAACTTTATCCAGAATATGCCTATTCTTATGGCCAATTAATTTGGATGGATCCGGGGGCGAAAGAAGTCCAAGACCAAACCTACAATGTGATTATGGACGTAGTGCGTCGCTATGATGTCGATGCCATTCATATTGATGACTATTTCTATCCCTATCCTGAAGCAGGAGTTCCCTTTCCTGACAACAAAACTTATAACGCTTATCGGAATTCTGGGGGGACTCTTTCTCTGGCAGACTGGCGACGCCAAAATGTCAATCTGATGATTGAAAGAATCTGGCGAGGAATTAAAGCGGAAAAACCTCATGTCAAATTTGGCATTAGTCCTTTTGGCATTTACCGCCCTGGAAAAGCACCGGGAATCGTCGGTTTAGATCAATACGAAAGCCTCTATGCCGATGTGAAATTATGGTTAGAAAAAGGTTGGTTAGACTACCTAGCCCCGCAACTCTACTGGCGCATCGATCCGCCGCAACAAAGTTATCCTGTATTGCTCAAATGGTGGGTTGAAAATAATCCTCTGCGTCGGCATATTTATGCCGGTAATTTTCTCAGTAAACTCGATGGAAATTCTTGGCCAATTTCTGAATTTGAAAGACAAGTGCAAATTTCCCGTCAAGAAGCTGACAAACTTTCCCTGGGTAATATTTTATACAGTGCCAAAGTGCTCAACCAAAATTGGCTAGGAGTGAATGAAAGATTCAAAACAAATCTTTATGCTCAACCGGCATTACCACCAACAATGCCCTGGTTAGATGCGATTCCCCCCGAACCTCCCACGGGAATTCAGGTCAGTTTTGGGCAAATTAGTTGGAATCCAGCTACCTCTAATGACATTCGTTCTTGGACTTTGTATCAGCAGCAAGGAAATAGTTGGAAATTAGCCATAATTCTGCCAGCAAATATCAACAATGTGAGCGTTTCCCCCGGAAATTATGCCTTATGTGCGGTGGATAATATGGCCAATGAAAGTGTCGGTCTAGTCATTGAAGCCCGTTAA
- a CDS encoding energy-coupling factor ABC transporter ATP-binding protein produces the protein MNPNLGVEQKLVTGEPAIRVKDLQFSWPDGTQVLKSCSLAVPQGEFWMLLGSNGCGKSTLLRILAGLLTPQRGEISILPPVGFVFQNPDHQLVMPTVGADVAFGLVEEKLSPVQVRQRVEEALSAVNLLDLQRRPIYALSGGQKQRIAIAGAIARHCEVLLLDEPTALLDPDSQLDLVAQVQRLVKSRGITALWVTHRFDELNYCDGAFLLEDGGVVDSGNPEPLKQRLMQQEW, from the coding sequence ATGAATCCCAACTTAGGAGTTGAACAGAAATTGGTGACTGGAGAACCCGCAATTCGCGTTAAGGATCTCCAGTTTTCCTGGCCTGATGGAACACAGGTGTTAAAATCCTGTTCCTTAGCGGTGCCCCAGGGAGAGTTTTGGATGCTCTTGGGGTCAAATGGCTGTGGCAAATCTACTTTATTAAGGATACTCGCCGGTTTATTGACTCCCCAAAGGGGTGAGATTTCGATTTTGCCTCCCGTGGGATTTGTGTTCCAAAATCCGGATCATCAATTGGTGATGCCGACGGTGGGCGCTGATGTGGCTTTTGGCTTGGTGGAGGAAAAACTTTCACCAGTCCAGGTTCGGCAACGAGTGGAGGAAGCCCTCAGCGCGGTAAATTTGCTGGATTTGCAACGCCGACCGATTTATGCCCTCAGTGGCGGGCAGAAGCAACGGATCGCGATCGCCGGGGCGATCGCCCGTCATTGTGAGGTGTTGTTATTGGATGAACCGACGGCATTGTTAGATCCGGACAGTCAATTAGATTTGGTCGCCCAAGTGCAACGCTTGGTGAAAAGCCGGGGCATCACCGCATTATGGGTGACACACCGTTTTGATGAGTTGAATTATTGTGACGGCGCTTTTCTCTTGGAAGATGGGGGGGTGGTTGATTCTGGGAATCCCGAACCCTTGAAACAACGCTTGATGCAACAAGAGTGGTAA
- a CDS encoding NYN domain-containing protein: MPPSLRRSLLLVDGYNMIGIWSDLKRIHQRDGLEASRRELIELLVNYSAFEGLETKVVFDAQNRREPSYLEVITDRVSVHYTEFGQTADTYIEKTCAKLHREIDKRDRRVIVATSDRAQQLTVIGYGAEWMSAKHLAKAVENTNRQRRHQHKQNKQPTGRFLFQSLDAKAQERLAQMRMGL; this comes from the coding sequence ATGCCACCCTCCTTAAGGCGATCGCTACTCCTAGTAGACGGTTACAACATGATCGGGATCTGGTCTGACCTGAAGAGAATACATCAGCGTGACGGCTTAGAAGCTTCACGCCGGGAATTGATCGAGTTATTGGTCAACTACAGTGCTTTTGAAGGATTAGAAACCAAAGTGGTTTTTGATGCCCAAAATCGCCGGGAACCTAGCTATCTGGAAGTTATCACCGATCGCGTATCGGTTCACTATACAGAGTTTGGTCAGACTGCCGATACCTATATCGAGAAAACCTGTGCCAAGCTGCACCGGGAAATCGACAAGCGCGATCGCCGGGTGATCGTTGCCACCTCAGACCGGGCGCAACAACTTACGGTGATTGGTTATGGCGCGGAGTGGATGTCCGCGAAACATCTGGCGAAGGCGGTAGAAAATACGAATCGTCAGCGTCGCCACCAGCATAAACAGAACAAGCAACCTACTGGACGGTTCTTGTTTCAATCGCTGGATGCCAAAGCCCAAGAGCGTCTCGCCCAAATGCGGATGGGTTTATGA
- a CDS encoding ThiF family adenylyltransferase, which produces MSIFFHEQIYRTSEVMAKLKTLPVTVCGAGALGANLTESLARSGFSQLKTIDRDRIEERNLSTQPYYRSDIGAFKAKILANSLYRALGVKLEIEAKELTPQNAKQLISKPGLVIDTFDNSISRQAVKDYCTTNNIPCLHLGMASDYAEIIWNQDYRVPSPTNDDICEYPLARNLVTLTVAVACEVIINFTATEKQQSFTVTLGDFAIKPFLAAQS; this is translated from the coding sequence ATGTCTATATTTTTTCACGAACAAATCTATAGAACATCAGAAGTCATGGCAAAACTAAAAACATTGCCCGTGACAGTGTGCGGCGCCGGGGCACTAGGGGCTAATCTTACGGAAAGTTTAGCCCGCAGTGGCTTTAGTCAACTCAAAACCATCGATCGCGATCGCATAGAAGAACGCAACCTATCCACCCAACCCTATTATCGCTCAGATATTGGCGCATTCAAAGCCAAAATCTTAGCCAATAGTCTTTATCGGGCTTTAGGGGTAAAACTGGAAATTGAAGCCAAAGAATTAACCCCCCAAAATGCCAAGCAACTTATTAGTAAACCGGGATTAGTCATTGATACCTTTGACAATAGCATTAGCCGCCAAGCGGTCAAAGATTACTGCACCACCAACAACATTCCTTGTTTGCATCTGGGAATGGCCAGTGACTATGCCGAAATCATCTGGAACCAAGATTATCGCGTCCCCTCACCCACCAACGATGACATTTGTGAATATCCCTTAGCCAGAAATTTAGTCACCCTAACAGTGGCCGTTGCTTGTGAAGTCATCATCAACTTTACCGCCACCGAAAAACAGCAGAGTTTTACTGTCACATTAGGAGATTTTGCCATTAAACCGTTTCTCGCGGCTCAGTCCTGA
- a CDS encoding pentapeptide repeat-containing protein translates to MQPEELLKRYQSGERNFSSISLHQGQLSDANLAKIILEKVDLADADLENANLSGANLRDANLSGAWLFAANLKGAILKGANLSGAFLGLADLRGADLSQANLEGAYLKTANLEGAILKEQS, encoded by the coding sequence ATGCAACCGGAAGAACTGCTAAAACGATATCAATCTGGAGAGAGAAATTTTAGTTCTATTTCTCTCCATCAAGGACAACTGAGCGATGCTAATTTAGCCAAAATTATTCTCGAAAAAGTAGATTTAGCCGATGCAGATTTAGAAAATGCCAACCTAAGTGGCGCCAACCTCCGGGATGCCAATTTAAGCGGGGCTTGGTTATTTGCTGCTAACCTTAAAGGAGCGATACTAAAAGGAGCCAATTTAAGCGGCGCTTTTCTGGGTTTAGCAGACCTGAGAGGGGCTGATTTAAGTCAAGCCAATTTAGAAGGAGCTTATTTAAAAACTGCCAACCTTGAAGGAGCAATTTTAAAAGAGCAATCTTAG